A genomic region of Streptosporangium lutulentum contains the following coding sequences:
- a CDS encoding helix-turn-helix transcriptional regulator codes for MRASRLISLVLLLQSRETMTAGELARELEVSERTIYRDVLELSAAGIPVYAEQGRTGGYRLVGGYRTRLTGLSRAEAEALFLSGLPGPAEEMGLADAVAAARLKVLAALPPALRDAPAQAGRRFHLDVPGWFANADPPPRLAELADAVWQDRIVELRYRRGEEVTRTTHPYGLVLKGGVWYLVGRVADDYRIYRVDRIVAVEPAGASFVRDELFDLPGFWADKAARFVTSMLTEHVTVRLSPEGMRALPFAVEPPAARQAHAAAGEPDERGWVLTRLPVESPAVAYTVLLRLGPEVEVVGPPELRARMADAADRLAGLYRTQR; via the coding sequence ATGCGTGCCTCACGGCTTATTTCCCTGGTGTTGTTACTCCAATCGCGCGAGACCATGACCGCCGGCGAGCTGGCGCGCGAGCTGGAGGTGTCGGAGCGGACGATCTACCGGGATGTGCTGGAGCTTTCGGCGGCGGGGATTCCGGTGTACGCCGAGCAGGGCCGTACCGGCGGCTACCGGCTGGTCGGTGGGTACCGGACACGGCTGACCGGATTGAGCCGGGCCGAGGCGGAGGCGCTCTTCCTGTCCGGGCTGCCCGGCCCGGCGGAGGAAATGGGGCTGGCCGACGCCGTGGCCGCCGCCCGGTTGAAGGTCCTGGCCGCGCTGCCCCCCGCGCTGCGGGATGCCCCGGCACAAGCCGGCCGGCGGTTTCACCTCGACGTCCCCGGCTGGTTCGCCAACGCCGACCCACCCCCTCGGCTGGCCGAGCTGGCGGACGCCGTCTGGCAGGACCGGATCGTCGAACTCCGCTATCGCCGGGGCGAGGAGGTGACCCGGACGACGCACCCGTACGGGCTCGTGCTCAAGGGGGGCGTCTGGTACCTGGTGGGCCGGGTCGCCGACGACTACCGGATCTACCGGGTGGACCGGATCGTCGCCGTCGAACCGGCCGGGGCGTCGTTCGTCCGGGACGAGCTGTTCGACCTGCCCGGGTTCTGGGCCGACAAGGCCGCGCGGTTCGTCACGTCCATGCTGACCGAGCACGTCACCGTCCGGCTGAGCCCCGAGGGGATGCGCGCGCTGCCCTTCGCCGTCGAGCCGCCGGCGGCCCGGCAGGCCCACGCGGCGGCGGGCGAACCCGACGAGCGGGGCTGGGTGCTCACTCGCCTGCCCGTCGAGTCGCCGGCGGTGGCGTACACCGTACTGCTGCGTCTCGGCCCGGAGGTGGAGGTCGTCGGCCCTCCGGAACTACGCGCCCGGATGGCCGACGCCGCCGACCGGCTCGCCGGGCTCTACAGAACTCAGCGGTAG
- a CDS encoding SDR family oxidoreductase: MTQSLTGKIALVAGATRGAGRGIAVELGAAGATVYVTGRSTRERRSEMDRAETIEETAELVTAAGGRGIAVRVDHLVPEQVRALVERIDREQGGLDVLVNDIWGGELLFSWDERLWEHSLDKGMRILRLAIDTHIITSHYALPLLIRKPGGLVVEVTDGTAEYNADHYRVSFFYDLAKTSVNRMAFAQAKELAPYGATALSLTPGWLRSEIMLELFGVTEANWRDALEGQPHFAISETPAFVGRAVVALASDPEVGRWNGQSSSSGRLAQVYGFTDVDGSRPDAWRYMTEVQDAGKPADVTGYR, translated from the coding sequence ATGACGCAATCACTGACAGGGAAGATCGCGCTGGTCGCGGGGGCGACGCGTGGTGCGGGCCGTGGCATCGCGGTGGAGCTGGGCGCGGCGGGGGCGACGGTCTACGTGACAGGCCGCAGCACCCGGGAGCGGCGTTCGGAGATGGACAGGGCGGAGACGATCGAGGAGACCGCCGAGCTGGTCACCGCCGCCGGAGGCAGGGGCATCGCGGTGCGGGTGGACCATCTGGTGCCCGAGCAGGTCCGCGCGCTGGTGGAGCGCATCGACCGGGAGCAGGGCGGGCTCGACGTGCTGGTCAACGACATCTGGGGCGGGGAGCTGCTGTTCAGCTGGGACGAGAGGCTGTGGGAGCACTCGCTGGACAAGGGCATGCGCATCCTGCGGCTGGCGATCGACACCCACATCATTACCAGCCACTACGCCCTTCCCCTGCTGATCAGGAAGCCGGGCGGCCTGGTCGTCGAGGTGACCGACGGCACCGCCGAGTACAACGCGGACCACTACCGCGTCTCCTTCTTCTACGACCTGGCCAAGACGTCGGTGAACCGGATGGCGTTCGCCCAGGCCAAGGAGCTCGCCCCGTACGGCGCGACGGCGCTGTCGCTGACCCCGGGCTGGCTGCGTTCGGAGATCATGCTGGAGTTGTTCGGCGTGACGGAGGCGAACTGGCGTGACGCGCTGGAGGGGCAACCGCACTTCGCCATCTCCGAGACACCCGCCTTCGTGGGGCGGGCGGTCGTGGCACTGGCCTCCGATCCCGAGGTGGGGCGGTGGAACGGGCAGTCGTCGTCCAGCGGGCGGCTCGCTCAGGTCTACGGCTTCACCGACGTCGACGGCAGCAGGCCCGACGCGTGGCGGTACATGACGGAGGTGCAGGACGCGGGTAAGCCCGCCGACGTGACGGGCTACCGCTGA
- a CDS encoding DUF302 domain-containing protein, producing the protein MEIITHDSAGSVAETLERLKGLITAKGLNLFTVIEHDVAAAAAGLSMRPTKVVIFGSPAAGTPLMIAVPLLALDLPLKILIWQDASGRTRVSHDDVDALQKRHGLTDEQAAPLRGVGILAAAAAGA; encoded by the coding sequence ATGGAAATCATCACCCATGACTCGGCCGGCTCCGTCGCCGAGACGCTGGAACGGCTCAAAGGCCTGATCACGGCCAAGGGGCTGAATCTCTTCACCGTCATCGAACACGACGTGGCCGCCGCCGCCGCCGGGCTGAGCATGCGGCCCACCAAAGTCGTGATCTTCGGGAGTCCGGCGGCGGGCACCCCGCTCATGATCGCCGTACCGCTGCTCGCCCTCGACCTGCCCCTGAAGATCCTCATCTGGCAGGACGCGTCCGGCCGGACGCGGGTCAGCCACGACGACGTCGACGCCCTCCAGAAGCGGCACGGTCTCACCGACGAGCAGGCGGCGCCGTTGCGGGGGGTCGGGATTCTCGCCGCCGCGGCCGCCGGCGCCTGA
- a CDS encoding aldo/keto reductase, which translates to MEQRVLGGNGPKLSVVGLGCNNFGRRIDAAASAAVVHAALDAGITHFDTAEMYGDGKSEEFLGAALGSRRDEVVIATKFLPRPKEQPYTPGVLAARIREAAEGSLRRLGTDRIDLYYQHYPDAEAPTEEALEALDELVRAGKVLHIASSNVSAEQIERSAVVSGDKGWPRFTGTQIEWSLLSRAVEESVVPAATAAGMGVIPYFPLASGLLTGKYRRDEAFPPGSRLATSGEQFAARFANEANFAKVEAYEAFAAEHGHTVTELAIGWLLAQPSVASVIAGATRPEQIGANAGSVWTLSPAESAAVAEF; encoded by the coding sequence ATGGAACAGCGTGTTCTGGGCGGCAACGGCCCGAAACTGTCAGTGGTCGGGCTCGGCTGCAACAACTTCGGCAGGCGGATCGACGCCGCGGCGTCGGCGGCGGTCGTGCACGCGGCGCTGGACGCCGGGATCACCCACTTCGACACCGCCGAGATGTACGGCGACGGCAAGTCGGAGGAGTTTCTCGGCGCCGCGCTCGGCTCGCGTCGCGACGAGGTGGTGATCGCCACCAAGTTCCTGCCCCGCCCCAAGGAGCAGCCGTACACCCCCGGGGTGCTCGCCGCCCGCATCCGCGAGGCGGCCGAGGGCAGCCTGCGCCGCCTCGGCACCGACCGTATCGACCTCTACTACCAGCACTACCCCGATGCGGAGGCGCCGACCGAGGAGGCGCTGGAGGCGCTGGACGAGCTGGTGCGGGCGGGCAAGGTCCTGCACATCGCCAGCTCGAACGTGTCCGCGGAACAGATCGAGCGCTCCGCCGTGGTGTCCGGCGACAAGGGGTGGCCGAGGTTCACCGGCACGCAGATCGAGTGGAGCCTGCTGTCCCGCGCCGTGGAGGAGTCGGTCGTGCCCGCGGCCACGGCCGCCGGCATGGGCGTGATCCCGTACTTCCCGCTCGCTTCGGGACTGCTGACCGGCAAATACCGCAGGGACGAGGCGTTCCCGCCCGGCAGCCGCCTCGCGACGTCCGGTGAGCAGTTCGCCGCCAGGTTCGCCAACGAGGCGAACTTCGCCAAGGTCGAGGCGTATGAGGCGTTCGCGGCCGAGCACGGTCACACCGTGACCGAGCTGGCGATCGGCTGGCTGCTGGCGCAGCCGTCGGTGGCGTCGGTGATCGCCGGTGCCACCAGGCCCGAGCAGATCGGAGCCAACGCCGGCTCCGTCTGGACGTTGTCCCCCGCGGAGTCGGCCGCCGTCGCCGAGTTCTGA
- the lepB gene encoding signal peptidase I, whose protein sequence is MVMILPLLAGCGIVDRVSGRKKYDVPSEVMEPTIKKGSRVTVDMARGEYVPKLGDVIVFEAPESWSAGARVARVIGVPGVAVKCCDNGERITLNERPLEEPYIKEPPASHQDFGPVVVPQGRVWVQGDNRHVSLDSRSHLGEGVEGATVPVSNVVGVVDLPTPD, encoded by the coding sequence ATGGTGATGATTCTGCCCCTGCTCGCGGGGTGTGGCATTGTTGATCGAGTCTCCGGGCGTAAGAAGTACGACGTCCCCAGTGAGGTGATGGAGCCCACGATTAAAAAGGGCAGCCGTGTCACGGTCGATATGGCCAGGGGCGAATACGTTCCCAAGCTGGGTGACGTCATCGTTTTCGAGGCGCCCGAGTCGTGGAGCGCGGGGGCCCGGGTCGCGCGAGTCATCGGAGTCCCAGGGGTCGCCGTGAAATGCTGCGACAACGGGGAGCGGATAACCCTGAACGAGCGTCCTCTGGAGGAGCCCTACATCAAGGAGCCTCCCGCTTCGCATCAGGATTTCGGTCCCGTGGTCGTTCCCCAGGGGCGCGTCTGGGTCCAAGGGGACAATCGCCACGTTTCTCTGGACTCGCGCAGTCATCTGGGAGAGGGCGTCGAGGGCGCCACCGTCCCGGTGTCCAACGTCGTCGGGGTCGTCGACCTTCCCACCCCCGATTAG
- a CDS encoding UbiA family prenyltransferase has protein sequence MTTSRHPRLGRRAALRAGLRAALGLTRACHPGPTVAVTALVTALAWASGRDAAGCALVAAAVLSGQLSIGWCNDAVDAGRDTAAGRTGKPVVDGAVSVRTVWIAAGTALALCVPLSLASGPAAGAVHLTGVAAAWVYDLRLKATVLSWLPYAVGFGSLPGFVTLGLPGNPWPAWWAVLAAALLGCGAHLANVLPDIPADLATGVRGWPQRLGTARVRALIPLPLLLATGLLVLGPPEPPGAGSWAALAAAGAFTVAGLLLGRRSPRAPFAAAIAVAAVDVLLLLAQGTALTAP, from the coding sequence GTGACGACGAGCCGGCATCCGCGCCTGGGCCGCAGGGCAGCGCTCCGGGCCGGGCTCCGGGCCGCCCTGGGGTTGACGCGCGCCTGCCACCCGGGGCCGACCGTGGCGGTCACCGCCCTGGTGACCGCGCTGGCCTGGGCGAGCGGGCGCGACGCGGCCGGTTGCGCCCTCGTGGCCGCCGCGGTGCTGAGCGGTCAGCTCTCGATCGGCTGGTGCAACGACGCGGTGGACGCCGGACGGGACACCGCCGCGGGCCGTACCGGCAAGCCGGTCGTGGACGGCGCGGTGAGCGTCCGGACGGTGTGGATCGCCGCGGGCACCGCCCTGGCGCTCTGCGTGCCGTTGTCCCTCGCCTCCGGTCCGGCGGCCGGGGCCGTCCATCTCACCGGCGTCGCCGCGGCCTGGGTCTACGACCTCCGGTTGAAGGCCACCGTGCTGTCGTGGCTGCCCTATGCGGTGGGGTTCGGCTCGCTGCCGGGCTTCGTGACCCTGGGGCTGCCGGGAAACCCGTGGCCCGCCTGGTGGGCCGTCCTCGCGGCCGCGCTGCTCGGCTGCGGGGCGCACCTGGCCAACGTCCTGCCCGACATCCCCGCGGATCTCGCCACCGGGGTCCGGGGCTGGCCGCAACGGCTCGGGACCGCCCGGGTCCGCGCCCTGATCCCCCTGCCGCTGCTTCTGGCGACGGGGCTCCTCGTCCTCGGCCCGCCCGAGCCCCCGGGCGCGGGGAGCTGGGCCGCCCTCGCGGCGGCGGGGGCGTTCACCGTCGCGGGCTTGCTCCTGGGCCGCCGCTCGCCCCGGGCGCCCTTCGCGGCGGCCATCGCCGTGGCCGCGGTCGACGTGCTCCTCCTCCTCGCCCAGGGCACCGCGCTCACCGCCCCCTGA
- a CDS encoding type III polyketide synthase, with protein MPRFLLGLKAGVSTLEELMTRIAAVHGALPPNRYSQAEITDTFAQVCLPSGAGRRLLERFHTGARVGSRHLVLPLDQYAKLEGFGMANDVFVDAAVSLGAEAVDGALEAAGLAPGDVDMILFTSVTGIAAPSVDARLAGVIGLRPDVKRVPVFGLGCVAGAAGISRLHDYLLGWPGHVAVLLSVELCSLTLQRGDASVANLVASALFGDGAAAVVACGDDRPLRADGPGGPAVVATRSHLYPGSERVMGWNVGDTGFQVVLDASVPDVVRTYLADDVHGFLADHGLTTRDVTAWVCHPGGPKVLEAVAETLRLPDGALDLTWRSLAEVGNLSSSSVLHVLRDTLALRPPPPGTPGLLIAMGPGFCSELVLLRW; from the coding sequence GTGCCGCGTTTCCTTCTCGGCCTGAAGGCCGGGGTCTCCACGCTGGAGGAATTGATGACGCGAATCGCCGCTGTGCACGGCGCTCTTCCGCCCAACCGCTACTCCCAGGCAGAGATCACCGACACGTTCGCCCAGGTGTGCCTGCCCTCGGGCGCCGGCCGGCGGCTGCTTGAACGGTTTCACACCGGAGCCCGGGTCGGCTCACGTCATCTGGTGCTGCCGCTCGACCAGTACGCCAAGCTTGAGGGCTTCGGGATGGCCAACGACGTCTTCGTCGACGCCGCCGTGTCGCTGGGCGCCGAGGCGGTGGATGGGGCGCTGGAGGCGGCCGGGCTCGCGCCGGGCGATGTGGACATGATCCTTTTCACCTCGGTGACCGGTATCGCCGCGCCCTCCGTGGACGCCAGGCTGGCCGGAGTGATCGGGCTGCGCCCCGACGTCAAGCGGGTGCCGGTGTTCGGTCTCGGCTGCGTGGCGGGGGCCGCCGGGATCTCCCGCCTCCACGACTACCTGCTCGGCTGGCCGGGCCACGTGGCCGTACTGCTCTCGGTCGAGCTCTGCTCCCTCACCCTGCAACGGGGTGACGCCTCCGTCGCCAACCTGGTCGCGAGCGCGCTGTTCGGCGACGGAGCGGCGGCCGTGGTGGCCTGCGGCGACGATCGGCCGCTCCGGGCGGACGGCCCGGGGGGCCCGGCCGTGGTGGCCACCCGCAGCCACCTGTACCCCGGTTCCGAGCGCGTGATGGGCTGGAACGTCGGCGACACCGGCTTCCAGGTGGTGCTCGACGCGAGCGTCCCCGACGTGGTGCGCACCTACCTGGCCGACGACGTGCACGGCTTCCTCGCCGATCACGGCCTGACCACCCGGGACGTGACGGCCTGGGTGTGCCATCCGGGCGGTCCCAAGGTCCTGGAGGCCGTGGCCGAGACCCTCCGGCTGCCGGACGGCGCGCTCGACCTGACCTGGCGTTCGCTGGCCGAGGTGGGGAACCTGTCCTCCTCCTCCGTGCTGCACGTTCTCCGGGATACCCTCGCCCTGCGGCCGCCGCCGCCGGGCACGCCCGGTCTGCTCATCGCGATGGGTCCGGGCTTCTGTTCCGAACTCGTACTGCTGCGCTGGTAG
- a CDS encoding isoprenylcysteine carboxyl methyltransferase family protein — protein MSWHLSSWYLLLLLLVGAERVAELVVARRNARWSMERGGVLSGAGHYPWMVALHTGLLAGCLLEAGLADRPFVPALGWPMLVLVVAAQGLRWWCITALGPQWNTQVIVVPGLSPVTRGPYRLRWLRHPNYVAVAVEGAALPLVHGAWITALVFTVLNAALMVVRIRCEEAALASLVPPAPSGRARA, from the coding sequence ATGTCCTGGCATCTGTCGTCCTGGTATCTCCTTCTCCTGCTGCTCGTGGGAGCGGAGCGCGTCGCCGAGCTGGTCGTCGCCCGCCGCAACGCGCGGTGGAGCATGGAACGCGGCGGGGTGCTGTCGGGCGCCGGCCACTATCCGTGGATGGTCGCCCTGCACACCGGGCTGCTGGCCGGTTGCCTGCTGGAGGCGGGCCTGGCCGACCGGCCCTTCGTCCCGGCGCTCGGCTGGCCCATGCTCGTCCTGGTGGTCGCCGCGCAGGGACTGCGCTGGTGGTGCATCACCGCCCTGGGTCCGCAGTGGAACACCCAGGTGATCGTGGTGCCCGGCCTGTCCCCGGTGACCCGCGGCCCCTACCGCCTGCGCTGGCTGCGCCACCCCAACTACGTGGCCGTGGCCGTGGAGGGCGCGGCGCTGCCGCTGGTGCACGGCGCGTGGATCACCGCGCTGGTGTTCACCGTGCTCAACGCGGCGCTGATGGTGGTGCGGATCCGCTGCGAGGAGGCCGCCCTGGCCTCGCTCGTCCCCCCGGCGCCTTCCGGGCGGGCCCGGGCGTGA
- a CDS encoding NAD(P)/FAD-dependent oxidoreductase, whose protein sequence is MIDVLIAGGGPAGLATAIHAAQAGMEAVVVEPRPMPVDKACGEGLMPSGAAALRSLGVRVEGRTLRGIRYLDGRHEAQAAFRDGPGLGVRRTALHTALSLRAAELGIEVVRGKVGELRQDRDGVEAAGLRARWLVAADGLHSPLRARLGLELPDRRARRYGLRRHYPVAPWTDFVEVHWAADGEAYVTPVGDDLVGVAVLSSRRRGYPEHLADFPALVARLQGPATTPVRGAGPLRQRVRARVAGRVLLVGDAAGYVDALTGEGVSLALLSAQALVGCLRAGTPQAYEGAWLRLSRRHRLLTGALVGTRRYRAAARLIVPAAQRMPLLFGAAVHALA, encoded by the coding sequence GTGATCGACGTCCTCATCGCGGGGGGAGGACCGGCGGGTCTGGCCACCGCCATCCACGCGGCACAGGCCGGGATGGAGGCGGTGGTGGTCGAGCCCCGGCCCATGCCGGTGGACAAGGCGTGCGGCGAGGGGCTGATGCCCAGCGGTGCCGCCGCCCTGCGGTCGCTGGGCGTGCGGGTCGAGGGCCGGACGCTGCGCGGGATCCGCTACCTGGACGGGCGGCACGAGGCTCAGGCCGCGTTCCGCGACGGCCCCGGGCTGGGCGTGCGCCGTACCGCGCTGCACACCGCACTGTCCCTCCGGGCGGCCGAGCTGGGGATCGAGGTCGTCCGCGGCAAGGTGGGCGAGCTGCGGCAGGACCGCGACGGGGTCGAGGCTGCGGGGCTGCGGGCTCGCTGGCTGGTGGCCGCGGACGGCCTGCACTCCCCGCTCCGCGCCCGGCTGGGGCTGGAACTGCCCGACCGCCGAGCGCGCCGGTACGGCCTGCGCAGGCACTACCCCGTCGCGCCCTGGACGGACTTCGTCGAGGTCCACTGGGCGGCGGACGGCGAGGCGTACGTGACGCCGGTCGGCGACGACCTGGTCGGCGTGGCCGTGCTGAGCTCGCGTCGCCGCGGTTACCCGGAGCACCTGGCGGACTTCCCCGCACTCGTGGCCCGGTTGCAGGGACCGGCCACGACCCCGGTTCGCGGCGCGGGGCCGCTGCGCCAGCGGGTGCGCGCCCGGGTCGCCGGGCGGGTGCTGCTGGTCGGGGACGCGGCCGGATACGTCGACGCGCTCACCGGCGAGGGGGTCTCCCTGGCGCTGCTGTCCGCGCAGGCGCTGGTGGGGTGCCTGCGGGCGGGCACCCCCCAAGCGTACGAGGGTGCCTGGCTGCGGCTATCGCGGCGTCACCGGCTGCTCACCGGGGCGCTCGTGGGGACCCGCCGGTACCGGGCGGCGGCGAGGCTGATCGTCCCGGCGGCCCAGCGGATGCCCCTGCTGTTCGGCGCGGCGGTGCACGCCCTGGCCTGA
- a CDS encoding DUF899 family protein, whose translation MRQTKPAGESAEYLAARQELRLAEIDLMRHREKVAAQRRALPPGPPVDDYVFIEGPADLGAGDTPVREVALSGLFTAPDRPLIVYHLMYGKLQTDPCPMCTLWIDGFNGISHHIAQNADFVIAAAADPPVLRQHARDRGWHRLRLLSCGDSTFKYDLGSEDQDGGQDSTVSVFTRDGDGAIRHFYSAHPRVADDLDERGIDLLAPVWHLLDLTPHGRGDWFPSLDY comes from the coding sequence ATGCGGCAGACGAAACCGGCCGGCGAATCGGCGGAGTACCTCGCCGCCCGCCAGGAACTGCGCCTGGCCGAGATCGACCTCATGCGCCACCGCGAGAAGGTCGCGGCCCAGCGGCGGGCGCTCCCACCGGGGCCGCCCGTCGACGACTACGTCTTCATCGAGGGTCCCGCCGACCTCGGCGCGGGCGACACACCGGTCCGCGAGGTTGCCCTCAGCGGGCTCTTCACCGCGCCGGACCGCCCGCTGATCGTCTACCACCTCATGTACGGCAAGCTGCAGACCGACCCGTGCCCCATGTGCACCTTGTGGATCGACGGCTTCAACGGCATCTCCCACCACATCGCCCAGAACGCCGACTTCGTCATCGCCGCGGCCGCCGATCCGCCCGTCCTGCGGCAGCACGCCCGCGACCGGGGCTGGCACCGGCTGCGGCTGCTGAGCTGCGGCGACAGCACCTTCAAGTACGACCTCGGCAGCGAGGACCAGGACGGCGGACAGGACTCCACCGTCTCCGTTTTCACCCGCGACGGCGACGGCGCGATCCGCCACTTCTACTCCGCCCACCCTCGCGTGGCCGACGACCTCGACGAGCGCGGCATCGATCTCCTCGCCCCCGTCTGGCACCTCCTCGACCTCACCCCTCACGGCCGGGGCGACTGGTTCCCGAGCCTCGACTACTGA